A single region of the Salmo salar chromosome ssa16, Ssal_v3.1, whole genome shotgun sequence genome encodes:
- the LOC106573561 gene encoding uncharacterized protein — protein sequence MEVKCKCNLLFLCYVLLSYTSADVLVSLYRCRCPCVFIQVQMSLCLYTGADVLVSLYRCRCPCVFKQVQMSLCLYTGADVLVSLYRCRCPCVFIQVQMSLCLYTGADVLVSLYRCRCPCVFIQVRMSLCLYTGADVLVSLYRCRCPCVFIQVRMSLCLYTGADVLVSLYRCRCPCVFIQVQMSLCLYTGADVLVSLYRCRCPCVFIQVRMSLCLYTGADVLVSLYRCGCPCVFIQVRMSLCLYTGADVLVSLYRCGCPCVFIQVQMSLCLYTGADVIVSSPIHIYFVEPKSDFVRSPNHTPADVFWRSPNTYTSYLEMPEEFTQVLDSKCG from the coding sequence ATGGAGGTTAAATGCAAATGTAATTTACTGTTTCTCTGTTATGTCTTACTTTCTTATACAAGTGCAGATGTCCTTGTGTCTTTATACAGGTGCAGATGTCCTTGTGTCTTTATACAGGTGCAGATGTCCTTGTGTCTTTATACAGGTGCAGATGTCCTTGTGTCTTTATACAGGTGCAGATGTCCTTGTGTCTTTAAACAGGTGCAGATGTCCTTGTGTCTTTATACAGGTGCAGATGTCCTTGTGTCTTTATACAGGTGCAGATGTCCTTGTGTCTTTATACAGGTGCAGATGTCCTTGTGTCTTTATACAGGTGCAGATGTCCTTGTGTCTTTATACAGGTGCAGATGTCCTTGTGTCTTTATACAGGTGCGGATGTCCTTGTGTCTTTATACAGGTGCAGATGTCCTTGTGTCTTTATACAGGTGCAGATGTCCTTGTGTCTTTATACAGGTGCGGATGTCCTTGTGTCTTTATACAGGTGCAGATGTCCTTGTGTCTTTATACAGGTGCAGATGTCCTTGTGTCTTTATACAGGTGCAGATGTCCTTGTGTCTTTATACAGGTGCAGATGTCCTTGTGTCTTTATACAGGTGCAGATGTCCTTGTGTCTTTATACAGGTGCGGATGTCCTTGTGTCTTTATACAGGTGCGGATGTCCTTGTGTCTTTATACAGGTGCGGATGTCCTTGTGTCTTTATACAGGTGCGGATGTCCTTGTGTCTTTATACAGGTGCGGATGTCCTTGTGTCTTTATACAGGTGCGGATGTCCTTGTGTCTTTATACAGGTGCAGATGTCCTTGTGTCTTTATACAGGTGCCGATGTCATTGTGTCTTCACCCATTCACATCTACTTTGTTGAGCCCAAGAGTGACTTTGTGAGAAGCCCCAATCACACACCTGCGGATGTGTTTTGGAGATCCCCCAACACCTACACATCATACCTTGAGATGCCAGAGGAATTCACCCAGGTCCTGGATTCCAAGTGTGGGTGA
- the larp6b gene encoding la-related protein 6b, translating to MSTCAVETGETSGRGYQSHSMSSPTADVFRCGLQMYQLSPDSKRLGSYTEDRTYDSLDGSSTELTDVFEEEDCIQDEGWSTPVADLKQKIAARLENYLTNESLSEDAFLLKHVQRNKKGYVSVKLLTSFKKIRELTRDWRTTLAAARTTQQLEVNEEGTKVRRRDPVPDWLLCVPTSKLLLAWNLLGGEDNDEESVAPGVEQQGLMETAMRLFGCHGTITSLRILRPGKEIPAELKRYAKKHMELGRKVCAVVEYEYLEGARRAYEALQAEEQLQGNRAVRVVLLGSRGNRKPRGSQDRTEEESEDGIESVCSRKPNRKGRRYPGYSLEDSALYSSSESDFAPASPRPNRRVTRPQALYGSPLAIPRVSSFRSDPYKNPVCSPVGSPLLPRKLFPSGHTPSPLAAPEISSSPISSGNGSFGNRSKCSGDYSQESLGFVGSPWVQRRKTAAQAFFPDKGGPLSPGLPKRPLGVVDVLRQPLGPDGTKGFYNCIGRGKLVVQQ from the exons ATGTCAACATGTGCGGTGGAGACTGGGGAAACGTCGGGCAGAGGATATCAG TCTCACAGCATGTCTTCACCAACTGCAGACGTCTTCCGATGTGGCTTGCAAATGTATCAGCTGTCCCCAGATTCAAAGCGGCTTGGGTCATACACGGAGGACAGAACATATGATAGTTTGGATGG AAGCTCCACAGAGTTGACTGATGTGTTTGAAGAAGAGGACTGTATTCAGGATGAAGGCTGGAGTACCCCTGTTGCAGACCTGAAACAGAAAATTGCAGCTCGGCTAGAAAACTATCTTACCAATGAGAGCCTGTCTGAAGATGCCTTTTTACTGAAACATGTTCAGAGGAACAAGAAGGGCTACGTCAGTGTGAAGTTACTAACTTCATTCAAAAAG ATCAGGGAGCTCACACGTGACTGGCGAACCACTCTGGCTGCGGCTCGCACCACTCAGCAGCTGGAAGTCAATGAGGAGGGAACCAAGGTGCGACGGCGGGACCCAGTGCCCGACTGGCTACTGTGTGTCCCCACCAGCAAGCTGCTGCTGGCCTGGAACCTCCTGGGAGGAGAGGACAACGATGAAGAGAGCGTAGCCCCGGGGGTGGAGCAGCAGGGTCTGATGGAGACAGCCATGAGACTATTTGGCTGCCACGGCACCATCACGTCCCTCCGCATCCTGCGCCCAGGGAAGGAGATCCCTGCCGAGCTCAAGAGGTATGCAAAGAAACACATGGAGCTGGGGCGTAAGGTGTGTGCCGTGGTGGAGTATGAGTACCTGGAGGGGGCACGGAGGGCCTATGAGGCCCTGCAGGCTGAGGAGCAGCTACAGGGGAACAGGGCGGTACGTGTGGTACTCCTAGGCAGCAGGGGCAACAGGAAGCCAAGGGGCAGCCAGGACCGCACAGAGGAAGAGTCTGAGGACGGCATCGAGAGTGTGTGCTCGAGGAAGCCCAACCGCAAGGGCAGGCGATACCCGGGCTACTCCCTGGAGGACTCTGCCCTCTACAGCTCGTCTGAGTCTGATTTCGCCCCCGCCTCGCCCAGGCCCAACCGCAGGGTCACACGACCTCAGGCTCTGTACGGCAGCCCCCTGGCCATCCCCCGGGTGTCCTCCTTCCGCTCAGACCCCTACAAGAACCCAGTTTGTAGCCCTGTGGGGAGCCCCCTCCTGCCCCGCAAGCTGTTCCCCAGTGGCCACACTCCGTCCCCGCTGGCCGCTCCAGAGATCAGCAGCAGCCCTATATCCAGTGGCAATGGAAGCTTTGGCAACAGGAGCAAGTGCTCTGGGGACTATTCCCAGGAAAGTTTGGGCTTTGTGGGGAGCCCCTGGGTCCAGCGTCGGAAGACTGCCGCCCAGGCATTTTTTCCTGACAAAGGTGGGCCCCTCTCGCCTGGCCTGCCCAAGAGGCCACTGGGCGTGGTGGATGTGCTGCGCCAGCCGCTTGGCCCTGATGGCACTAAAGGCTTCTACAACTGCATTGGCAGGGGGAAGCTGGTAGTGCAGCAATGA
- the LOC106573562 gene encoding vimentin-type intermediate filament-associated coiled-coil protein: MSSPSPVQIREANAHLVAVHRRVAELEQWLEAAENTVREQAESLIRKDEQLRAATQEIAEAKDKEIHYLHEKLCKSEETIQRFQNMVKEKDAMIGQLQHRCQLLDNICKSRPLLDSMLSHMAEAERLGPVVGMGEPTANTSDGESNCSPNRISNHKDFSLSEDDMDDQELDEIVFGTTV, translated from the exons ATGTCCTCGCCATCACCAGTCCAAATTCGGGAGGCGAACGCACACCTGGTCGCTGTGCACAGGCGGGTAGCAGAGCTGGAACAGTGGCTCGAGGCAGCAGAGAACACCGTGAGGGAGCAAGCAGAGAGTCTCATCAGGAAGGACGAGCAACTGAGGGCTGCTACCCAGGAGATCGCCGAGGCCAAGGATAA AGAGATTCACTACCTCCACGAGAAGCTGTGCAAGTCAGAAGAGACCATCCAGAGGTTTCAGAACATGGTCAAGGAGAAGGATGCTATGATAGGACAGTTGCAACATCGCTGCCAGCTCCTGGACAACATCTGCAAGAGCAGGCCTTTACTAGACAGTATGCTGTCCCATATGGCTGAGGCAGAAAGACTTGGGCCAGTTGTGGGGATGGGTGAACCCACTGCCAATACGTCTGACGGGGAGTCAAACTGCAGTCCCAACCGCATCTCTAACCACAAAGACTTCTCCCTCAGTGAGGATGACATGGATGACCAGGAGCTGGATGAGATAGTGTTTGGAACAACGGTATAG
- the nduab gene encoding NADH dehydrogenase 1 alpha subcomplex subunit 11, giving the protein MGYWDLQEGKDCIEKTWITTKLGTALGLVGSAYHIVAFQPDSAIQAVQRATNGTVTMAALGAIFGMTTCLAAQARDAPDDPVNYFLGGCASGVFLGARTHSAMTGTTACIGLGTLAMFTKVGKMEGWRLAGPPRM; this is encoded by the exons ATGGGTTATTGGGATCTGCAAGAGGGGAAAGATTGTATCGAGAAAACATGGATCACCACCAAATTGGGCACAGCTCTAG gGTTGGTGGGTTCAGCCTATCACATTGTGGCATTCCAGCCTGATTCCGCAATCCAAGCTGTTCAGAGAGCCACAAATGGCACAGTAACCATGG CTGCCTTGGGGGCGATCTTTGGAATGACCACTTGTCTAGCTGCACAGGCCCGGGATGCTCCTGATGATCCGGTGAACTATTTCCTCGGAGGCTGTGCATCAGGAGTCTTTCTTGGAGCTCGTA CTCACAGTGCAATGACAGGCACGACGGCGTGTATTGGGCTGGGGACACTGGCCATGTTCACCAAGGTGGGCAAGATGGAGGGCTGGAGATTAGCGGGACCACCCAGGATGTAA